The Pan paniscus chromosome 15, NHGRI_mPanPan1-v2.0_pri, whole genome shotgun sequence genome includes a window with the following:
- the LOC134729006 gene encoding loricrin-like — protein MMGWSGGEEGNPCSGYTVTGWCGGQEGNPCSGYTVTGWCGGEEGNPCSGYTVTGWCGGQEGNPCSGYTVTGCSGGEEGNPCSGYTVTGCSGGEEGNPCSCYTVTGWCGGEEGNPCSCYTVTGWCGGEEGNPCSCYTVTGWCGGEEGNPCSGYTMTGWCGGEEGNPCSGYTVTGCSGGEEGNPCSCYTVTGWCGGEEGNPCSCYTVTAWCGGEEGNPCSGYTVTGWCGGEEGNPCSCYTVTGWCGGEEGNPCSCYTVTGCSGGEEGNPCSGYTVTGWCGGEEGNPCSGYTVTGWCGGQEGNPCSGYTMTGWSGGEEGNACSGYTVTGWCGGQEGNPCSGYTVTGWCGGEEGNPCSGYTVTRWCGGEEGNPCSGYTVTGWCGGEEGNPCSGYTVTGCSGGEEGNPCSGYTVTGWCGGEEGNPCSGYTVTGWCGGEEGNPCSGYTVTGWCGGQEDNPCSGYTVTGWCGGEEGNPCSGYTVTGWCGGEEGNPCSGYTVTGWCGGEEGNPCSGYTVTGWCGGEEGNPCSGYTVTGWCGGEEGNPCSGYTVTGWCGGEEGNPCSGYTVTGWCGGEEGNPCSGYTVTGCSGGEEGNPCSGYTMTGVVWRSGG, from the exons AtgatggggtggagtggaggtgAGGAGGGTAACCCATGCTCTGGTTATACCGTGACAGGGTGGTGTGGAGGTCAGGAGGGTAACCCATGCTCTGGTTATACCGTGACAGGGTGGTGTGGAGGTGAGGAGGGTAACCCATGCTCTGGTTATACCGTGACAGGGTGGTGTGGAGGTCAGGAGGGTAACCCATGTTCTGGTTATACCGTGACGGGGTGCAGTGGAGGTGAGGAGGGTAACCCATGCTCTGGTTATACCGTGACAGGGTGCAGTGGAGGTGAGGAGGGTAACCCATGCTCTTGTTATACCGTGACGGGGTGGTGTGGAGGTGAGGAGGGTAACCCATGCTCTTGTTATACCGTGACGGGGTGGTGTGGAGGTGAGGAGGGTAACCCATGCTCTTGTTATACCGTGACAGGGTGGTGTGGAGGTGAGGAGGGTAACCCATGCTCTGGTTATACCATGACGGGGTGGTGTGGAGGTGAGGAGGGTAACCCATGCTCTGGTTATACCGTGACAGGGTGCAGTGGAGGTGAGGAGGGTAACCCATGCTCTTGTTATACCGTGACGGGGTGGTGTGGAGGTGAGGAGGGTAACCCATGCTCTTGTTATACCGTGACGGCGTGGTGTGGAGGTGAGGAGGGTAACCCATGCTCTGGTTATACCGTGACAGGGTGGTGTGGAGGTGAGGAGGGTAACCCATGCTCTTGTTATACCGTGACAGGGTGGTGTGGAGGTGAGGAGGGTAACCCATGCTCTTGTTATACCGTGACAGGGTGCAGTGGAGGTGAGGAGGGTAACCCATGCTCTGGTTATACCGTGACAGGGTGGTGTGGAGGTGAGGAGGGTAACCCATGCTCTGGTTATACCGTGACAGGGTGGTGTGGAGGTCAGGAGGGTAACCCATGCTCTGGTTATACCATGACGGGGTGGAGTGGAGGTGAGGAGGGTAACGCATGCTCTGGTTATACCGTGACAGGGTGGTGTGGAGGTCAGGAGGGTAACCCATGCTCTGGTTATACCGTGACAGGGTGGTGTGGAGGTGAGGAGGGTAACCCATGCTCTGGTTATACCGTGACAAGGTGGTGTGGAGGTGAGGAGGGTAACCCATGCTCTGGTTATACCGTGACAGGGTGGTGTGGAGGTGAGGAGGGTAACCCATGTTCTGGTTATACCGTGACGGGGTGCAGTGGAGGTGAGGAGGGTAACCCATGCTCTGGTTATACCGTGACGGGGTGGTGTGGAGGTGAGGAGGGTAACCCATGCTCTGGTTATACCGTGACAGGGTGGTGTGGAGGTGAGGAGGGTAACCCATGTTCTGGTTATACCGTGACAGGGTGGTGTGGAGGTCAGGAGGATAACCCATGCTCTGGTTATACCGTGACAGGGTGGTGTGGAGGTGAGGAGGGTAACCCATGCTCTGGTTATACCGTGACAGGGTGGTGTGGAGGTGAGGAGGGTAACCCATGCTCTGGTTATACCGTGACAGGGTGGTGTGGAGGTGAGGAGGGTAACCCATGCTCTGGTTATACTGTGACAGGGTGGTGTGGAGGTGAGGAGGGTAACCCATGCTCTGGTTATACCGTGACAGGGTGGTGTGGAGGTGAGGAGGGTAACCCATGCTCTGGTTATACCGTGACAGGGTGGTGTGGAGGTGAGGAGGGTAACCCATGCTCTGGTTATACCGTGACAGGGTGGTGTGGAGGTGAGGAGGGTAACCCATGTTCTGGTTATACCGTGACGGGGTGCAGTGGAGGTGAGGAGGGTAACCCATGCTCTGGTTATACCATGACGGG GGTGGTGTGGAGGTCAGGAGGGTAA